TGTTCATTTTTAGATTGATTTGATGATTGTTATTCTATGTTTATAAGACTCCAAAAAAGACCTTGTGTTACATCGTTAGCTTAGGTTTAACAATTCCCTTCCTGCGAATTACACCATTGTCGGCAGTGTAAAAATCCTCAAACTTGCTGTTTTTCCTAATCTCTCAACCTCCTGTTTAATTTATCTAAGCGCTGCTCTACTTATGATAATCTTAACAGAACGTTTGCTTAATTTTTCGGTTCTTTGGCAAATTCAATTTTAAAAAGTTAGGAAATGCTAAAGAAATTACTCCCTAAAATTCTTGTGATACTTTTAGTTGCAGGATACTCCCAAAGTACAGAAGCGCAACTTTTCAAAAAGAAGAAAAAAGCCGAATCTTCAAAACCGGCGGCAAAAACTAAAAAAGGTGATCCGGAACCTTATGATAAGGTGATCACCAAAGATGCAATTACCGATTCCGGGCTATTTGATGTTCATATTGTTGATGATTCCCACTTTTACGAAATCCCTGATTCACTCTTTAATCGTGAAATGCTTATGGTGAGTCGGATCTCTAAAACTGCATCAGGCATTGGTTTTGGTGGAGGAAAGATCAATACACAGGTATTGAGATGGGAAAAGAAACCGAAAAAGGTGCTGCTCAGAGTGGTGAGTTATGACGTTGTTGCTGCCGATTCACTTCCGGTACACGAGGCTGTCGTAAATTCTAACTTCGAACCCGTTCTCTATTCATTTGATATAAAAGCCTTTAAAAAGGATTCCCTGAATCCGGCTACAGTCATTCAGGTAGACGAACTCTTTACCAAAGATGTTCAGGCCCTGGGTATGCCAGACCGTTTAAAGAAGCGCTATAAGGCTACACGCCTTGATGCGGACAGGAGTTATCTGGAATCGCTAAAGAGCTACCCCCTAAACATTGAAGCAAGACACGTTAAAACATACAATGCAGGAAGTCCTCCTTCTAACCAGAGTCTAGGATCGATTTCCATCGAGATCAACAATTCTATGATTCTCCTTCCCGCAGAACCCATGAAGCGTCGATATTTCGACAAGCGTGTGGGGTGGTTTGCAAGAGGACAGGTTGATTACGGCCTGGATGCACAGGAAAGCAAGACCATAACCTTCCTGGATCGCTGGAGACTGGAAGTTAAGGATGAGGATATGGAAAAGTTCAAAAATGGTGAATTGGTTGAGCCTAAAAAACCTATCGTATATTACGTTGATCGTGCAACACCGAAACAATGGGTACCTTATATCAAACAAGGGATCGAAGACTGGCAAGTAGCATTTGAAGCTGCAGGTTTTAAAAATGCCATCATCGCAAAAGACCCTCCAACTCCGGAGGAAGATCCTGACTGGTCGCCGGAAGATGTGCGCTATTCAGTAGTAAGATACCTGGCTTCACCCATCCCCAATGCAAACGGACCTCATGTAAGTGATCCTCGTAGCGGTGAGATCCTCGAATCTGACATCAACTGGTACCACAACGTGATGACGCTCTTACGCAATTGGTTCTTCGTACAAACTGCTGCTATCAACCCTGAGGCACGTGGCGTAGAATTTAAGGATGAGGTGATGGGAAGACTCATTCGTTTTGTCTCTTCACACGAAGTTGGGCATACATTAGGATTACCTCACAATATGGGGAGTAGCGTAGCATATCCAGTAGATTCCCTTCGTTCAGAATCCTTTACAAAGAAATACGGTACAGCCCCGTCCATTATGGATTATGCTCGTTTTAATTACGTGGCACAACCCGAAGATGGTGATGTGGCCCTGATGCCGAACATTGGTATTTATGACAAATACGCCATCGAATGGGGTTACAGACCTATCCCCGGGACATCGGCGGAAGACGAGAAGTCTATCCTGGATTCCTGGATCTTGGAACATGCGGGAGATCCTTTATATCGTTTTGGACATCAGCAGGTTGGTGATGTAGTAGATCCCAGTTCACAAACTGAAGATCTCGGTGACAATGCCATCCTCGCCAGTGAATATGGGATTGCCAACCTCAAACGCATAGTTCCTAACCTAATTGAGTGGACCAAAGAGGACGGCAAGAATTACGACGATCTCGAAACCTTATACGGGCAGGTTCTTTCTCAATTCAACAGATATATGGGCCATGTTTCCAACAACATTGGCGGCGTGTACGAAAATCACAAGACTTATGACCAGGAAGGGCCGGTATATACCTATGTTCCCAGGGAACACATGGAAAATTGCGTAGCCTTCTTACACGAACAATTATTTGAAACACCGGAATGGCTGATCAATCCAGACCTATTTGCAAAGATTGAGTATTCAGGTTCTGTAGAACGGGTAAGAGCACTTCAAGTTAGAGCACTCAATAATCTGATGAGCCTGGGCAAAATGGCCAGGTTAGTGGAATACGAAGCGATCCATGGCAACGAGGCTTACTCGCTGCTCGACCTTATGACTGATCTTCGCAGGGGGATTTGGTCTGAGCTCAGATACGGAAGAACTATAGACACCTATCGCAGAAATTTACAGAAAGCTTATGTAGACCGACTGGAATATATCATGAACGCTGAAGACCAACGCAAACTGCCCGACTTTGGAGGTTATCGTAAATCAACGGCGGTGACCATTAGTCAGTCAGACCTCAGGTCCATCGCTCGTGCTGAACTCACTACGCTGAGATCTGCAGCTTTAACAGCTGCCAACCGTACCTCAGACAGAATGAGCAAATTTCACTTACAGGATATTGCAAAACGCATTGAAAAGATCCTGGATCCGAGTTAAGTAAATACTTAACGATCTTTAAAAGGTACTGTTTCATCTATGAGCAGTACCTTTTTTTATTTTCTGTCTTCGCCCATTTTCGCAGTTTACCACAAGTATTTGGCTTTTCACCACATCAGACCCGCCAATGCACAACATTCCTCCAATTTGCCTCCTTCTTAAGGCTATATTAGTAGTGTAAATAAAAAACCCCAGATCATGTCTTATAAAGTTAAAAGTCTGATATACCTGATTTGTTTTGTTGTTTCCGTAGTCATCTATGGACAAATGGAATCAAGTATGAACGAACCCGCCTCTGAAGAGATGCAACTCGTTCAAACACAAAGTGAAGATTTTAATCAGGATACAGATAAACCTTTTTAGACAATTGCCTTTTTCATATTCCCCAAATCGATTAAATCAAAAGCCCGCTATCATGCGGGCTTTTTTTAGACAGCATTCTGAGTTAAATTCATCCTAAATCGAATTAAAGGGCTAAACCTTTTGTTTCTCTTCCGGTCCTAAGGGTGTAATTTAAATGAATAACACATGAAAAAAATTCTTATCGCTATGTTAACCGTAGCCAGTATTAGTGTCGCCGCCCAGGAAGGGCACCGACAAGGACCACGCCAAGAAGAAGATCTGCTAACACCGGAGCAAATGGCTGTATTGCAGACCAAAAAGATGACCCTGGCACTCGACCTTACCGAGGCTCAACAGGAGCAAATTCAGGAATTTCATCTGGAAAATGCCCGCTACCGTCAGGAGAAAATGGAGGCCCGAAAAAAAGACAGATCAGAAGATCCCAAAAAGATCTCAGTGCCGATGAGCGGTTCACCATACAAAGTGAACGCTTAGATCATATGATCGCCGGAAAGGAGAAGCTGAAATCTATCCTCAATCAGGAACAGTTCGAAAAATGGGAGAAGGTGATGCACCACAAAAAAAGAAAAAGACACGGAAAAGGGATAGGTCATAATGAAGACGGACGCCCCCGAGGTAGAAGTTAAAAAAATGAAAGGGCCTATGGGGCCCTTTTTTATTTTAAATCAGAAACTATTTCCGTCAACCCTTCCAGGGTAAAATCAATATCGGAATAGGAGAGCGCATCATTGAGAAAATAACTTTCGAAGGCACTTGGTGGAAGATAAACACCTTTGGACAACATTCCGTGAAAATACTTTTTAAAGGTATCGTTGTTCCCTTTCATAGCACCCTCAAAATCTTTTACGGGTTTTTCTGTAAAATGCACAGATATCATAGAACCAAACCGATTGATTTGATGTGCAATTCCATTGTCGGAGAGAATACGCTCGATTCCCTGATGTAAATATTCAGTCTTATTAGCCAGGCTTTCAAACACTTCGGGCTTTTCATTCAGTGCAGTCAGCATAGCCAGTCCGGCACTCATTGCCAGTGGGTTTCCACTTAGTGTTCCCGCCTGGTAAACCGGGCCGTCTGGGGCCAGATAGTCCATGATCTCTTTTCTTGCGGCAAAAGCGCCAACGGGTAATCCTCCGCCTATGACCTTGCCGTAGGTAACGATGTCTGCCTTGATATTCAAGACTTCCTGAGCTCCGCCTTTTGCCAGCCTGAAGCCCGTCATGACCTCATCAAAAATCAAAAGGATCTTCTTTTCAGTGCATCGTTCCCTTAGGCCCTTAATAAACGAATCATCCGGAATGATACAACCCATGTTCCCTGCTACGGGTTCTATGATTACTGCAGCAACATTCTCCTTATTAGCTTCCAATAATGCATCTACACTTTCCAGATTATTGTACCTGGCCAACAGTGTGTCTTTAGCTGTTCCTTCTGTTACGCCAGGACTGTTAGGACTCCCAAATGTGACGGCACCACTTCCGGCCTGAATAAGGAACGCATCGGCATGGCCGTGATAACACCCGGCAAATTTTATTATTTTATCCTTCCCGGTAAATCCTCTTGCGAGTCGGATCGCACTCATACATGCTTCCGTTCCGCTGTTTACAAATCGAATCTTATCCATATTGAGCACCATGGATAGCGCCAGTTTGGCCAGATCAGTCTCAATTTCAGTAGGCATTCCAAAGGAGGTACCCTTTTTTGCCTTTTTTATTACGGCTTCAAGAACCGGTTCATACGCATGGCCTAAAATTAAAGGCCCCCAGGAGGAAATGTAATCAATCAATCTATTGCCGTCCTCGTCATAGAGATAGGCTCCTTTGGCCTCCTTGACAAAAACAGGAGTGCCGCCCACAGCTTTAAAGGCCCTAACAGGCGAATTCACACCTCCGGGAATATAGCGTTGTGCCTCCTTAAAAAGGGCACTGCTTCTTTGGTACTTCATACGATTATCTGATATTGTTGGACTGTATTCTTAATTCCTGTCCTACGGAAATGATATTGTCATTTAGTGAATTGAGTTGCTTGAGTTCTTCCACGGAAACCAAGTACCTTCGGGAAATGGAATAGAGGGTGTCTCCTTCCCTTACTACATGTACCTTAAAACTCCCTCGCGATGATTTCTTTGCCACCACGTAGTTGTCCTGCAATACGGCTTTATCAAACTCATGGAGGTCGTATCTTTCTATAAATGAGATGAGCTTATGGGGATATTTCCTGTCGGTGGCATAACCCGCTTTCTTTAAGCCATAGGCCCATCCTTTATAATCGTCTTTTCTCAGGTCGAACAAGAAAGCATATCGCGATCTGGTGGTCAGGAATAAACTGTGATCCCTGAAGGAGTACATGGGATGGTTGTATTTTCTGAAACACTCCCCTCTTTCATCATCATCGTGAAGGGCGTAAGGCCCATCCCATCCGGTATGGCATTTAATCCCGAAATGATTGTTCGTCTTAAGTGTGAGTTCTCCTCTACCGAAACCACTTTCCAGAATTCCCTGTGCCAGGGTAATACTCGCCGGAACCCCATAAACCTTCATCTCAAACTGGGCGATTTCCGAAAAAGTGTCTATGTAATCTTCGATAGAAGCGATTGGAAATTCCATAAATCTTCCGTTGTCTTCAGGCAATGGATACTGCCCGGACCTTTCACTTCTGCTATTTTCAACAGTAGTTGTTGTGGATTTCTTTTTACTGTAGGTAGTGCGCTTTTTTGTCCCGCAGGCGGAAAGCAGGACAATCAGTATTCCGATAAAAAAAATCTTCCTCATATGCTCAGCAAAGGTAAGTTCTTTTTTCTCAAAATGCCATTCATCCCTTCAATCCCTTGCAACCCTCCTGTGTGAATGGCAAGGATTTTGGCCCCTTTCTTAAATTTTCCTTGCTTGACCATATCGATGATTCCAAACATCATTTTTGCGGTGTAAATGGGATCCAAAGGAATCTTTGTCTTTTCCTTAAAGGAATTGATAAAGGCAACCAATTCCTTCGTAACCCGGCCATAGCCTCCAAAATGGTAAGTGGTAATTAGTGTCCAGTTTTTCGCTGTTGTGTACTTGCCAATGTCTTCTTTTAAAAAATCTCCCTTCAGCGCCGGAAAGCCCAGTAGTTTCTGATGTTCGCAAGCTGAATTGCTAAGCCCGGCCAGGGTTCCTCCTGTCCCCACTGAGCAACAAATAACATCATAAAAACGATCTTCAGTCGTAAGGATTTCTTCACAGCCCTTTACTCCCAGCGCATTCGTTCCCCCCTCTGGGATCAAATAGGGATTTTTGTGCCGACGAAGAAGATCAGCCTGATAGTCCTTGTTCTCCCGCAACCGATATTCCTCGCGTGATACAAATTCAAATTCCATCCCCATTTTAGCAGCACTTACAAGCGTTGGGTTATTCTTCCAGCGATCGGCAAGTTCCTCCCCCCTGATAATTCCTCTGGAACTCATACCGTTTGCTGATGCGGCGTAAGCGGCTGCCGGGATATGATTGGAATAGGCTCCTCCGAAAGTCAGGAGGTTTGTACAGTTACTCTTTTTAGCTTCCTGAAGGTTGTATTTGAGTTTCCGGAATTTGTTCCCCGAGAGCATGGGGTGTGTCAAATCTTCCCGCCTGAGGTGAAGGCTGATATCGCGTTGCTTAATTTCCGGGAGTACTATGGTATCTGTTTGCAAATCCACTAATATCTAGGTTTCTCGAACCAAAGATATTTTATAAAACCGAATCTGTTTCGCGATCTGAGGTAAGAAGGATCCGACTCGTGAAAATAGGCCTCACGTTCAAAACTGAGATTCTTGTATGCCTTGTAGGTACTCAGATACCAAACAGACTTACATATCCATTCTGAAATATACCACAGATAAAAAGGAAGAATTAGTAGTTCGGCCTGTTGCCTGAGATGAATACGTTCGTGATTGATAAGAATTCTGTCCTGAGTAAGTTCCGGTTCTTTTAAAATTATAAATGGCCACAAAGAAAGGCCTACATAATTCCTGTAAAAAAAATATTTACTGATAATCACCATACACTGCGCGTACTGACATTTTAAAATTAAGTTCTTTTACTTCAACTTTAAGAAGAACTTCGACAAATTACCCACAATAAGAGACCATTCTCATAAAGACTGTAAGCTCAGGAAAATAGGTAGCATCCGGAAATCACAACTGGTTTATTAACAGGAAAACCTTTAATTTTACGCTCAGACATATAATAATACCTGCGTGAAAAGGATTTTGCCCCTTGAGGAAGGAGATTTTTACCTTTCTAAAGAAGGATATAAGGTTTTTACTGAACAATACCATTTAAAGAGAGGTTATTGCTGTGAAAGCAACTGCAGGCACTGTCCATATGGTTTTGATCCTCGTGGAAAAAGGTAGCAGAACGGTGCGATTCGGCATGATATTTGAGACTTAATAGGAAAAGATGTTAGACTAAAACAGTTCGTATTATGAAAAAGAAAATATTGTTTTTACTCCCTCTTGCCCTTTTATTAATGGCGTCTTCATGTGTTTCGGTTAGAGTTATTGCAGACTACGACCGCAACGCTGATTTTAATACTTATAAGACTTATGCTTTTTACAAAACGGGAATAGACAAAGCCATGATTTCCGATCTCGATAAAAAGAGGATTCTAAGGGCCATTGAAAATGAAATGGCCAATAAAGGTTTTGTAAAATCTGAAAACCCCGATCTTTTGGTCAGCATCTTCACCAAGGAACGCGAGCAGGTAGACATCTATAACAACGCCGGCTGGGGTTGGGGTTGGGGCTGGGGTCCCGGATGGGGATTCTGGAATCCATGGATGTTCGGAGGCGGAGCAGGCTGGGGAAATAACATCAGTACCCGAACAGAAGGCTCACTTTATATCGACCTCATCGATACCAAGTCCAAAGATTTGATATGGCAGGGTCGAGGTGTTGGAACCTTAAACAATACGAGTAATATTGAGAAAAAGGAAGAGCGAATAAGAGAATTTGTCACAGAGATCATGGAGAAATATCCCCCTAATTCTCTGGCTTCCAATTAAAGTACAAAAACCGCCTAACGGGCGGTTTTTTATTCGCCTTTACTTTATCCACAAAGATTACAAGCCAGGAGAATTTCCGGTTTTTATTCCTGATTTCTTACCTTTGAAGAACACTTTAAATTGCCCTAATGAGCTATCAAAGCAATCCTATATTAGACAAATTACCCGAGCACCTGAAGCAGTATATCAAACCACAGAATTATGAGGAATATACAGCGATTGATCAGGCTGTCTGGAGATATGTGATGCGTAAGAATGTAGACTACCTCAGTGAAGTAGCTCATAATTCTTATCTCGATGGCCTCAAAATGACCGGGATCTCCATCGATCATATTCCCAATATGTACGGGATGAACAGGATTTTAAAGGAGATAGGCTGGGCGGCAGTCGCCGTAGACGGATTTATCCCCCCCTCCGCTTTTATGGAGTTTCAGGCGTACAATGTATTGGTCATCGCAGGAGACATCAGGCAATTGGAACATATTGAGTACACCCCTGCCCCGGATATCATCCACGAAGGGGCCGGTCACGCACCCATCATTGCCAATCCCGAATACGCCGAATACCTTCGCAGGTTTGGAGAAATTGGCTGCAAGGCCATTTCCAATGCCAAGGATCATGAACTATACGAGGCGGTAAGGCATTTATCCATTATCAAGGAAGCCTCAGGCACCCCCCAGGAAGCCATTGAAGAAGCGGAGGCGAAGATCGAAGAACTACAGAACAATATGGGGGAACCCAGTGAAATCGCCCTTATAAGAAACCTTCACTGGTGGACGGTGGAATACGGCTTGATCGGGACTGTTGAGCATCCAAAATTATACGGGGCAGGCCTGTTGTCGTCCATTGGGGAAAGCGCCTGGTGTATGACGGATAAGGTTAAAAAAGTTCCCTATTCCATAGAAGCTGCCCATACTTCTTTCGACATCACAAAACCACAACCTCAATTATTTGTCACCCCTGATTTCGCATTTCTTAGTCAGGTTTTAGAAGAATTTGCCAATACTATGGCCTTGAGAAAAGGGGGTTTAAGCGGAGTGAAAAAAGTGATCGCCTCCCGGGAATTATGTACGCTGGAATTAAGTACGGGCTTACAGATCTCAGGCGAGTTCACAAAAGTAATCGAACATCAGAATCTGCCGGCATACATTCAGACTGAGGGTCCTACAGCGCTTTCTTACAGGGAAAAAGAGCTGGTGGGACACAGCGTTAAGCATCACCCAAACGGATTTGGATCACCTATTGGAAATTTAAAAGGGATCAACCTGGCCATTGAGGATATGAGTCCCAGGGATCTCAAAGCCTACAATATCTATGAGGGAGAGCGGGTTACGCTGGAATTTGTGGGGGGTATAAAAGTAAAAGGGGAGATTATTACCGGTACCCGAAATCTCAGAGGAGAAATAATTCTGATCACCTTTAAAAATTGTACCGTTACCCATGGCGAAACTGTGTTGTTCGATCCGTCTTCCGGTCTTTATCATATGGCCGTTGGGGAGAAAGTTGTCTCTGCTTTTAACGGGCCGGCCGACTTGTCGAGTTTTGACCTGATCACTCATAAGGTAACCAGTACTACCAT
This DNA window, taken from Muriicola soli, encodes the following:
- a CDS encoding zinc-dependent metalloprotease yields the protein MLKKLLPKILVILLVAGYSQSTEAQLFKKKKKAESSKPAAKTKKGDPEPYDKVITKDAITDSGLFDVHIVDDSHFYEIPDSLFNREMLMVSRISKTASGIGFGGGKINTQVLRWEKKPKKVLLRVVSYDVVAADSLPVHEAVVNSNFEPVLYSFDIKAFKKDSLNPATVIQVDELFTKDVQALGMPDRLKKRYKATRLDADRSYLESLKSYPLNIEARHVKTYNAGSPPSNQSLGSISIEINNSMILLPAEPMKRRYFDKRVGWFARGQVDYGLDAQESKTITFLDRWRLEVKDEDMEKFKNGELVEPKKPIVYYVDRATPKQWVPYIKQGIEDWQVAFEAAGFKNAIIAKDPPTPEEDPDWSPEDVRYSVVRYLASPIPNANGPHVSDPRSGEILESDINWYHNVMTLLRNWFFVQTAAINPEARGVEFKDEVMGRLIRFVSSHEVGHTLGLPHNMGSSVAYPVDSLRSESFTKKYGTAPSIMDYARFNYVAQPEDGDVALMPNIGIYDKYAIEWGYRPIPGTSAEDEKSILDSWILEHAGDPLYRFGHQQVGDVVDPSSQTEDLGDNAILASEYGIANLKRIVPNLIEWTKEDGKNYDDLETLYGQVLSQFNRYMGHVSNNIGGVYENHKTYDQEGPVYTYVPREHMENCVAFLHEQLFETPEWLINPDLFAKIEYSGSVERVRALQVRALNNLMSLGKMARLVEYEAIHGNEAYSLLDLMTDLRRGIWSELRYGRTIDTYRRNLQKAYVDRLEYIMNAEDQRKLPDFGGYRKSTAVTISQSDLRSIARAELTTLRSAALTAANRTSDRMSKFHLQDIAKRIEKILDPS
- a CDS encoding 1-aminocyclopropane-1-carboxylate deaminase/D-cysteine desulfhydrase is translated as MQTDTIVLPEIKQRDISLHLRREDLTHPMLSGNKFRKLKYNLQEAKKSNCTNLLTFGGAYSNHIPAAAYAASANGMSSRGIIRGEELADRWKNNPTLVSAAKMGMEFEFVSREEYRLRENKDYQADLLRRHKNPYLIPEGGTNALGVKGCEEILTTEDRFYDVICCSVGTGGTLAGLSNSACEHQKLLGFPALKGDFLKEDIGKYTTAKNWTLITTYHFGGYGRVTKELVAFINSFKEKTKIPLDPIYTAKMMFGIIDMVKQGKFKKGAKILAIHTGGLQGIEGMNGILRKKNLPLLSI
- a CDS encoding DUF5522 domain-containing protein codes for the protein MKRILPLEEGDFYLSKEGYKVFTEQYHLKRGYCCESNCRHCPYGFDPRGKR
- a CDS encoding aromatic amino acid hydroxylase; translated protein: MSYQSNPILDKLPEHLKQYIKPQNYEEYTAIDQAVWRYVMRKNVDYLSEVAHNSYLDGLKMTGISIDHIPNMYGMNRILKEIGWAAVAVDGFIPPSAFMEFQAYNVLVIAGDIRQLEHIEYTPAPDIIHEGAGHAPIIANPEYAEYLRRFGEIGCKAISNAKDHELYEAVRHLSIIKEASGTPQEAIEEAEAKIEELQNNMGEPSEIALIRNLHWWTVEYGLIGTVEHPKLYGAGLLSSIGESAWCMTDKVKKVPYSIEAAHTSFDITKPQPQLFVTPDFAFLSQVLEEFANTMALRKGGLSGVKKVIASRELCTLELSTGLQISGEFTKVIEHQNLPAYIQTEGPTALSYREKELVGHSVKHHPNGFGSPIGNLKGINLAIEDMSPRDLKAYNIYEGERVTLEFVGGIKVKGEIITGTRNLRGEIILITFKNCTVTHGETVLFDPSSGLYHMAVGEKVVSAFNGPADLSSFDLITHKVTSTTIKPVISPERRKLQLLYRQIREFREGTNTTISRNKVFKELKANYPHDWLLAVELYELAKNNQDEEFADEILDHLQAVKQEHPNLGHLIDDGISLVDNAGVIS
- a CDS encoding glucosaminidase domain-containing protein, translating into MRKIFFIGILIVLLSACGTKKRTTYSKKKSTTTTVENSRSERSGQYPLPEDNGRFMEFPIASIEDYIDTFSEIAQFEMKVYGVPASITLAQGILESGFGRGELTLKTNNHFGIKCHTGWDGPYALHDDDERGECFRKYNHPMYSFRDHSLFLTTRSRYAFLFDLRKDDYKGWAYGLKKAGYATDRKYPHKLISFIERYDLHEFDKAVLQDNYVVAKKSSRGSFKVHVVREGDTLYSISRRYLVSVEELKQLNSLNDNIISVGQELRIQSNNIR
- a CDS encoding DUF4136 domain-containing protein, producing the protein MKKKILFLLPLALLLMASSCVSVRVIADYDRNADFNTYKTYAFYKTGIDKAMISDLDKKRILRAIENEMANKGFVKSENPDLLVSIFTKEREQVDIYNNAGWGWGWGWGPGWGFWNPWMFGGGAGWGNNISTRTEGSLYIDLIDTKSKDLIWQGRGVGTLNNTSNIEKKEERIREFVTEIMEKYPPNSLASN
- the hemL gene encoding glutamate-1-semialdehyde 2,1-aminomutase gives rise to the protein MKYQRSSALFKEAQRYIPGGVNSPVRAFKAVGGTPVFVKEAKGAYLYDEDGNRLIDYISSWGPLILGHAYEPVLEAVIKKAKKGTSFGMPTEIETDLAKLALSMVLNMDKIRFVNSGTEACMSAIRLARGFTGKDKIIKFAGCYHGHADAFLIQAGSGAVTFGSPNSPGVTEGTAKDTLLARYNNLESVDALLEANKENVAAVIIEPVAGNMGCIIPDDSFIKGLRERCTEKKILLIFDEVMTGFRLAKGGAQEVLNIKADIVTYGKVIGGGLPVGAFAARKEIMDYLAPDGPVYQAGTLSGNPLAMSAGLAMLTALNEKPEVFESLANKTEYLHQGIERILSDNGIAHQINRFGSMISVHFTEKPVKDFEGAMKGNNDTFKKYFHGMLSKGVYLPPSAFESYFLNDALSYSDIDFTLEGLTEIVSDLK